From Xanthocytophaga agilis:
TTGTGTGTAGCAATCTTGTGTCTCTTTCTTTTTTTTCCGCAGGGCATAATTGTAAAATATTTTAAAGTGAATAAATATGATAAAAGATCTTCAATATTGTATAGAATCCGATATCCTAAAAATCAACAGATATTAATTAGTTGCTTCCAGTTCTTTTAAATACTCATCAGCAGCATTTAATATCATTACATCATCTGTACCAGCCTTAGCTTCTTCTAAAAATTGTCTGGCACTAGCTTTGTCTCCCAATTCTGCATAACTTATTCCTAAGTATAATTTAGCCTGCAGATTTACAGGATTATTCTTTAAAACTTCTTTGAATCGCTCAACAGCCTTATCATATTGGCCTGAACGAATAGAAAGCAATCCTAAATTGAACAATGCCTGTTCGTTTTTTGGGTCTTCGGCAATCACTTCTCTCAACATCGCAATCGCCTGCATAGGAGAAGCAGAGTTAGCATATGTAACAGCCATTTTAGCTTTTGCATTCAGTTGTTTTGGATTTTTATCCAGAACTTTCTGATAATATCCCCGAGCCTTCTCTCCATAGATCTCTACCTTTTCGGCATCTGTCACAAAAAAGAATGCATCGTAACATGCATCAGCAGCACTTAGCAGATTTTCCTCAGAAGGCTCCAATCCAACGATCAACTCACGATATACTGCAACACTATCAAAAATCATTGCTTTTCGATATATGCCAGCTAAAGAATCCGCAAAAATAATCTTTTTTTCTTTATCCGTGCTATTTTTATATTGATTTGTCAGATTTTTTATAGCACTCGCCTGTTCTGCTGATAATGACTGACTATGTGAAGACTCAGTAGTCACAGCCTCGGCTTGCTGTCCTGTTGGCTTATTATCTATTTTCTTGTCTTTGTCACTTACAATTACTTTGGGTAAACTATACAACACTCCTATAGCAAGAAGAGCAACAACAATCGAAATAATCTGAGATTTCTTCATAACATATAATATATAACCGACGACAAAGTTGGTAATCATTCCTGACAATACCAATGCATCTTGTTCGTGTCTAATAAAAAAATGCCACATACTCATTGTAACGCAAATCAGTGTTACAATGAGTATGTGGCTATACGGTAATGAGTCTAGTTTGCCGTAGTATTTATAAACTTAAAATATAAAAGTAAGCCGAAAAATCTCTTCAGATTAGTTAGCCGATACTTTTATCTTTTTACTAGTCTTAATCTGCTCAACAAAATCTTTAGCAGGCTTGAATGATGGAACGAAATGTTCATCAATGATCATAGCTGTGTTTTTAGAGATGTTGCGAGCTACTTTCTTGGCTCTTTTCTTATTTACAAAGCTACCAAAACCACGGATATAGATATTTTCACCTTCAGCCATTGAGTTTTTCACAACGGAGATGAAAGATTCTACTGCTTGGGCGATGTCAGCCTTGTCAATACCGGTTTTTTCGGCGATTTCTGTAATTACTTCTGCTTTTGTCACTGTGATAAACTGGTTAAGAGTTTGCACTATTTATAGATTCATTCACGATTTAGGTTGTATCAAACGTTGCAAAATTAACATATTGTATG
This genomic window contains:
- a CDS encoding tetratricopeptide repeat protein; protein product: MWHFFIRHEQDALVLSGMITNFVVGYILYVMKKSQIISIVVALLAIGVLYSLPKVIVSDKDKKIDNKPTGQQAEAVTTESSHSQSLSAEQASAIKNLTNQYKNSTDKEKKIIFADSLAGIYRKAMIFDSVAVYRELIVGLEPSEENLLSAADACYDAFFFVTDAEKVEIYGEKARGYYQKVLDKNPKQLNAKAKMAVTYANSASPMQAIAMLREVIAEDPKNEQALFNLGLLSIRSGQYDKAVERFKEVLKNNPVNLQAKLYLGISYAELGDKASARQFLEEAKAGTDDVMILNAADEYLKELEATN
- a CDS encoding HU family DNA-binding protein, whose translation is MTKAEVITEIAEKTGIDKADIAQAVESFISVVKNSMAEGENIYIRGFGSFVNKKRAKKVARNISKNTAMIIDEHFVPSFKPAKDFVEQIKTSKKIKVSAN